In Poecilia reticulata strain Guanapo linkage group LG1, Guppy_female_1.0+MT, whole genome shotgun sequence, one genomic interval encodes:
- the alkbh5 gene encoding RNA demethylase ALKBH5, whose protein sequence is MAASGFSDLREKLKSMTPHRDDYGNKYRASNGSGKGRKRKYRESDDDEYEHSDDSSDLREQEARRVRSSVVQLSIFTPEECARIEEMIDEVVAKAEAGLYREHTVDRAPLRNKYFFGEGYTYGAQLEKRGPGQERLYRKGEVDEIPSWVHELVINRLVSNGVIPEGFVNSAVINDYQPGGCIVSHVDPLHIFARPIVSVSFFSDSALCFGCRFQFKPIRVSEPVFVLPVRRGSVTVLSGYAADDITHCIRPQDIKERRAVIILRKTKPDAPRLDSDSPLSSSPALRSAPLKAKRSHRKADPDAAHRPRVLEMDKEENRHPSLSRHRHHSASSENYRRRDEDLDKHQESSGRKVKMRRH, encoded by the exons ATGGCAGCCAGCGGATTCTCTGACCTAAGAGAGAAGCTAAAGTCCATGACTCCGCACCGGGACGACTACGGGAACAAATACCGAGCGAGCAACGGCAGCGGGAAGGGTCGAAAGCGGAAGTATCGAGAGTCGGACGACGATGAATACGAGCACAGCGACGATAGTTCTGACCTCCGGGAGCAAGAAGCCCGCCGGGTCAGGAGTAGCGTTGTACAGCTGAGCATATTCACCCCGGAGGAGTGCGCCCGCATCGAGGAGATGATCGATGAAGTAGTGGCCAAAGCAGAGGCTGGACTGTATCGGGAGCACACGGTGGATAGAGCGCCCCTCCGGAACAAGTACTTCTTTGGCGAGGGGTACACGTACGGAGCCCAGCTGGAGAAGCGCGGACCGGGTCAAGAGCGGCTGTACCGCAAAGGAGAGGTAGACGAAATCCCTAGCTGGGTTCATGAGCTGGTGATCAACCGGCTGGTGTCCAACGGGGTGATCCCCGAGGGTTTCGTCAACAGTGCGGTCATCAATGATTATCAGCCAGGTGGATGCATCGTGTCCCACGTGGATCCCCTGCACATCTTTGCACGGCCCATTGTGTCTGTGTCCTTCTTCAGTGACAGCGCGCTGTGCTTTGGTTGTCGCTTCCAATTCAAACCCATCCGGGTGTCAGAGCCGGTGTTTGTCCTGCCTGTGAGGAGAGGGAGCGTCACAGTACTGAG TGGCTATGCTGCTGATGACATCACTCATTGCATCAGACCTCAGGACATCAAGGAGAGACGTGCAGTAATCATCCTCAGAAA AACTAAACCTGATGCACCTCGTTTGGACTCAGACAGCCCTTTAAGTTCGTCTCCTGCCCTGAGATCTGCTCCTCTAAAAGCCAAACGCTCTCATCGAAAAGCAGATCCGGATGCTGCTCACAG GCCAAGGGTTCTGGAGATGGATAAGGAGGAGAATAGACATCCTTCGCTGTCCCGCCACCGTCACCATAGCGCCAGCTCAGAGAACTACCGGAGACGTGATGAAGACCTCGACAAACACCAGGAGAGCTCAGGGCGCAAAGTCAAAATGAGGCGCCACTGA